The following are from one region of the Hyla sarda isolate aHylSar1 chromosome 6, aHylSar1.hap1, whole genome shotgun sequence genome:
- the LOC130277425 gene encoding beta-1,3-galactosyltransferase 2-like, translating to MVLHKKPPLTFIKVLFLAFIYIISLCSLFVAFQFYEKGHRSYRENLGTRMSPTGDPETTERKNAKYQWTENLSHETPAPPSPSPASSSEYLNIKSYPYIINEPNKCQDETPFLIFLIETIASEVENRKAIRATFGNMIVYKRFSIMCLFLLGKDNTQDPNAILEESKKYQDIIQKDFQDTYKNLTIKTMMGIEWVSNYCPTARYVMKTDSDMFVNTDRLLDLLGPDLPQKLNFFTGFVMENHQPHRSIDSKWYMPHSLFPDPFYPTLCSGTGYVFSGDVASKILRSSSKVKYVYLEDVFVAICLDREGIKITHPPNGLFHNYRVEFSPCAYNSIITSHYINPTFLIKYWSVVQNDKEKCSMSRESSTSINNI from the coding sequence ATGGTGTTGCATAAAAAGCCACCACTGACTTTTATTAAGGTATTATTTTTGGCTTTCATTTACATAATTAGTCTTTGTAGTCTGTTTGTGGCATTTCAGTTCTATGAGAAAGGACATCGGAGCTATCGAGAAAATTTGGGAACCCGGATGTCTCCTACAGGCGATCCAGAGACTACAGAaaggaaaaatgctaaatatcaGTGGACTGAAAATTTGTCCCATGAGACACCAGCACCTCCGTCTCCATCACCAGCATCCTCTTCGGAATATTTAAATATTAAATCATATCCTTACATTATAAATGAGCCGAATAAATGCCAGGATGAAACCCCCTTTTTGATATTTTTGATAGAAACCATTGCCAGTGAAGTTGAAAACCGCAAAGCCATAAGGGCCACATTTGGAAATATGATTGTTTATAAAAGATTTTCTATCATGTGTTTGTTTCTGCTGGGTAAGGACAACACTCAGGATCCCAATGCCATCTTGGAGGAAAGTAAGAAGTACCAAGATATCATCCAAAAAGACTTTCAGGATACATACAAAAACTTGACCATAAAAACCATGATGGGAATAGAATGGGTCTCCAACTACTGCCCTACAGCTCGATATGTCATGAAGACCGATAGTGATATGTTTGTTAACACGGACCGTCTATTGGATCTATTGGGTCCAGATCTACCTCAAAAACTAAACTTTTTCACAGGATTTGTAATGGAAAATCACCAACCACACAGAAGCATAGACAGCAAATGGTACATGCCTCATTCTCTCTTTCCAGATCCATTTTATCCCACCCTTTGCTCAGGGACAGGTTATGTATTTTCTGGAGATGTTGCATCAAAAATTTTAAGGTCATCATCTAAAGTGAAATATGTTTATCTAGAAGATGTTTTTGTAGCAATCTGTCTCGATAGGGAAGGAATTAAGATAACACACCCTCCAAATGGTTTGTTCCATAATTATCGTGTTGAATTCAGTCCATGTGCCTATAACAGCATTATTACATCTCATTATATAAATCCGACCTTCCTTATTAAGTATTGGTCAGTTGTACAGAATGATAAAGAAAAGTGTTCAATGTCTAGAGAGTCAAGTACATCTATCAATAATATATAA